Proteins found in one Primulina eburnea isolate SZY01 chromosome 16, ASM2296580v1, whole genome shotgun sequence genomic segment:
- the LOC140816786 gene encoding polygalacturonase At1g48100-like, whose protein sequence is MGAFCLKNIIFLLTIFLVLWLSCMESTCNARRVGSHWRQNSISSSASQSKKKDKKHGSNYLHHGHAGKSAHKAHSPKAPPLALTPPPPPPPALAPPLALVPPPTGGHKRSPPPPPTTGHKGSPPPTITPPPNKGEKPPGSTVYNVLEFGAKGDGTTDDTKAFRAAWAAACKVEASIVHVPTEYVFLVGPISFSGPYCQHKIVFQVNYKCIYFKLHIQNMLIKVTCLLNFWQLDGKIVAPTSSKAWGSGLLQWLEFTKLVGITVTGSGTIDGNGAVWWQGSSYEDDPLDGRSTLLNPSNGTMKESPPISLANSSGEKMPRIKPTALRFYGSFNVTVTGISIQNSPQCHLKFDNCIGVSVYNFSVSSPGDSPNTDGIHLQNSKDVLIRNSNLACGDDCVSIQTGCTNVYIHDVNCGPGHGISIGGLGKDNTKACVSNVTVRDVFFRGTKNGARIKTWQGGLGSVQGIQFSNIQVSEVQLPIIIDQYYCDARSCKNQTSAVALSGISYENIRGTYTVSPVHFACSDNIPCTDVTLTRIDLQPQKQRYHMYDPYCWQAFGKLLSPTTPPVNCLQIGKPASNNINPGNNDSC, encoded by the exons ATGGGTGCTTTTTGCTTGAAGAACATCATATTTTTGCTTACCATATTTCTTGTTTTATGGCTTTCTTGCATGGAAAGCACTTGTAATGCAAGAAGAGTAGGCAGTCATTGGAGGCAAAATTCAATAAGTAGCTCAGCTTCCCAATCCAAGAAGAAAGACAAAAAACATGGCTCCAATTATCTTCATCATGGCCATGCTGGTAAATCAGCACATAAAGCTCATTCTCCAAAAGCACCACCACTAGCTCTGACTCCcccgccaccaccaccaccagcaTTGGCTCCGCCACTGGCACTAGTGCCACCGCCTACTGGAGGACACAAAAGAAGCCCTCCGCCACCACCAACCACAGGACACAAAGGAAGCCCTCCTCCCACAATTACTCCGCCACCCAACAAAGGTGAAAAACCACCTGGTTCCACGGTGTATAATGTGTTGGAATTTGGAGCCAAAGGTGATGGAACCACGGATGACACAAAG GCATTTCGAGCTGCATGGGCTGCTGCTTGCAAGGTTGAAGCCTCGATCGTCCATGTCCCAACAGAATATGTATTTCTAGTGGGACCAATTTCATTTTCTGGTCCATATTGCCAACACAAAATTGTATTTCAGGTAAACTATAAATGCATTTATTTCAAATTACATATCCAAAATATGTTGATCAAGGTGacgtgtttgttgaatttttGGCAGTTAGATGGTAAAATTGTTGCCCCAACAAGCTCAAAGGCATGGGGCTCTGGTCTTCTTCAGTGGCTTGAATTTACAAAACTGGTAGGAATTACGGTAACGGGAAGCGGGACGATAGACGGCAATGGGGCTGTTTGGTGGCAAGGTTCTTCATACGAAGATGATCCCTTGGATGGTCGATCAACACTTTTAAACCCATCAAATGGAACAATGAAGGAAAGCCCTCCTatttca CTTGCAAACTCGTCTGGAGAGAAAATGCCACGCATAAAGCCAACG GCACTTAGATTCTATGGAAGTTTCAATGTGACGGTAACCGGAATAAGCATACAGAACAGCCCTCAATGTCATCTAAAATTCGACAATTGCATCGGAGTATCCGTCTATAATTTTAGTGTCTCATCCCCCGGCGACAGCCCGAATACGGACGGAATACATCTCCAAAACTCCAAAGATGTGCTTATTCGTAATTCCAATCTTGCTTGTG GGGATGATTGTGTATCCATACAAACCGGATGCACCAATGTATACATACATGATGTCAACTGCGGACCAGGACATGGCATCAGTATCGGAGGTCTAGGAAAAGACAATACCAAGGCTTGTGTATCTAATGTCACCGTTCGAGACGTGTTCTTTCGGGGCACGAAGAATGGTGCCCGAATAAAAACATGGCAG GGTGGATTAGGATCTGTGCAAGGAATACAATTCTCAAACATTCAGGTATCCGAAGTCCAACTCCCGATTATCATCGACCAATATTATTGCGACGCCCGAAGCTGCAAGAATCAAACGTCTGCAGTGGCTCTATCAGGTATAAGTTACGAAAATATAAGGGGAACGTATACGGTGAGCCCCGTCCACTTCGCGTGCAGCGATAACATACCGTGCACGGATGTCACACTGACCAGAATAGATCTGCAGCCTCAGAAACAAAGATATCACATGTACGATCCTTATTGTTGGCAAGCATTCGGAAAGCTCTTGTCTCCCACAACTCCTCCGGTGAATTGCTTGCAAATTGGAAAGCCAGCTAGCAACAACATTAATCCGGGGAATAATGATTCTTGCTAA
- the LOC140817537 gene encoding E3 ubiquitin-protein ligase BOI-like, translating to MFRNNTNAAVPLIPVSNHFQFPDDSPNQPQLCVNVDKKASIFNKNPVSTGLRLSYDDDERNSTLSSASGSMTIGTSILPSLRVDVERELNQSGKELEHYKRIQEENLLKGLREIRQNHYTSCLTYLENSCINKLHQKNLELETVTCKNKELGERTKQLTAEAQSWCNIAKYNESVAKALNTSLKQAMQQGSNRGNRVGENGIDDAASSIDPNNFLSNPGEHERSSPVYINAPICRYCKSKEVSIVLMPCRHLCLCKECEGFVGACPVCRMVTNASFEVYLLNN from the exons ATGTTCAGAAATAACACCAATGCAGCAGTACCTCTTATTCCTGTTAGCAATCATTTCCAGTTTCCTGACGATTCCCCAAATCAGCCCCAGTTATGTGTAAATG TTGATAAAAAAGCCAGCATTTTCAACAAGAATCCAGTGTCTACTGGTTTAAGGCTGTCTTATGATGACGACGAACGGAACTCCACACTTTCTTCTGCAAGTGGAAGCATGACTATTGGAACATCGATTCTTCCGTCTCTGCGCGTTGATGTCGAGAGAGAACTCAATCAAAGTGGAAAAGAACTGGAACATTATAAGAGAATCCAG GAAGAGAATCTGTTAAAAGGGCTAAGAGAAATAAGACAGAATCACTACACTTCATGCCTAACTTATTTAGAGAACAGCTGTATAAATAAGTTGCATCAGAAAAATCTCGAGTTGGAGACTGTAACTTGCAAGAACAAGGAACTTGGCGAACGTACAAAACAATTAACAGCCGAAGCTCAGAGTTGGTGCAACATTGCAAAGTACAATGAATCAGTTGCTAAAGCATTGAATACCAGTCTCAAGCAAGCAATGCAACAAGGTTCCAACCGAGGAAACAGAGTTGGAGAGAATGGTATTGATGATGCTGCCTCGTCTATTGATCCAAACAATTTTCTCAGCAATCCGGGTGAGCATGAAAGATCTAGTCCAGTATATATTAATGCTCCTATCTGTAGATATTGTAAATCAAAGGAGGTATCTATAGTGTTAATGCCTTGTAGACATCTTTGTCTTTGTAAGGAGTGTGAAGGCTTTGTGGGTGCTTGTCCTGTGTGCAGAATGGTAACAAATGCTAGCTTTGAGGTGTATCTCctaaataattaa
- the LOC140816722 gene encoding carbonic anhydrase 2-like — MAKDTFEEAIAGLQKLLSEKGELEGVAAAKLRQLTEELEGGAAVKHSHPDERIRAGFHHFKKDKYERNPELYGQLAKGQSPKFLVFACSDSRVCPSHILNFQPGEAFVVRNIANMVPPFDKTKYSGMGAAIEYAVVHLKVENILVIGHSCCGGIKGLMSIPDDGTTQSDFIEEWVAICKDAKSKVTTEWKDLDANEQHTQLEKEAVNVSLANLLTYPYVNEGVVKKTLLLKGAHYDFVKGSLESWNFES; from the exons ATGGCAAAGGACACATTTGAGGAAGCCATTGCAGGCCTGCAGAAGCTTCTCAG TGAGAAAGGTGAGTTGGAGGGCGTGGCCGCCGCAAAGCTGAGGCAGCTGACGGAGGAGTTGGAGGGTGGCGCAGCCGTGAAACACTCTCACCCGGATGAGAGGATACGGGCTGGGTTCCATCATTTCAAGAAAGATAAATACGA GAGGAATCCTGAGCTGTATGGACAACTTGCGAAAGGCCAAAGTCCCAAG TTCTTGGTATTTGCCTGCTCTGACTCCCGAGTGTGCCCTTCCCACATCCTAAATTTCCAACCAGGGGAGGCCTTTGTTGTCCGAAACATCGCTAATATGGTCCCACCATTTGACAAG ACGAAGTATTCTGGAATGGGAGCGGCCATTGAATATGCAGTGGTGCACCTAAAG GTGGAGAATATTTTGGTAATTGGACATAGCTGCTGTGGAGGGATAAAGGGGCTTATGTCCATTCCTGACGATGGAACGACTCAAAG TGACTTTATAGAAGAGTGGGTCGCCATTTGCAAGGACGCCAAGTCCAAAGTGACAACAGAATGGAAAGACTTGGATGCCAATGAACAGCACACACAGCTTGAGAAG GAGGCGGTGAATGTATCGCTGGCGAACCTGCTAACCTACCCATATGTAAACGAAGGCGTAGTGAAGAAAACCCTATTGTTGAAGGGAGCACACTATGATTTCGTGAAAGGTTCATTGGAGTCCTGGAATTTCGAGTCTTGA